A DNA window from Fusobacterium sp. JB019 contains the following coding sequences:
- the rpmA gene encoding 50S ribosomal protein L27 — protein sequence MLFSLNIQLFAHKKGQGSVKNGRDSNPKYLGVKKYDGEAVKAGNIIIRQRGNKFHAGNNIGQGKDHTLFALIDGYVKFERLGRDKKQVSVYETK from the coding sequence ATGTTATTTTCATTAAATATACAATTATTTGCACATAAAAAAGGTCAAGGTTCTGTTAAAAACGGAAGAGATTCTAACCCTAAATACCTTGGTGTAAAAAAGTATGATGGAGAAGCTGTTAAAGCTGGAAACATCATAATCAGACAAAGAGGGAATAAATTCCATGCCGGTAATAATATCGGTCAAGGAAAAGACCATACTTTATTTGCATTAATTGACGGATATGTAAAATTCGAAAGATTAGGTAGAGACAAAAAGCAAGTTTCTGTATACGAAACTAAATAA
- the ade gene encoding adenine deaminase, with product MKKIERRNLIKASLGILKCTLKLENANLINVFSGEIYLANVYVYDNYIVDVVESLKDTNKVVDKVIDLKGKYLAPGLIDSHMHIESTHLTPYYFAQAVLPKGTTTVIADPHEIVNVLGEEGLDYMLEASKKLPMNQYFLIPSCVPSVLNLENSGATVTAKDVGKWLDKDRILGLGEIMDFLGVINCDERMEDIIDIAYQKGKFLQGHAPGLTGDKLSAYLCGGPVSCHETRDGFKAIEKIRKGITVDARESSMSKNITSIVENIVSKGFKSPRNLTLCTDDREPKDIIENGHLNNCLKVAVKAGLDPIEAIRAVTINAACEVKIEKLGAIAPGYFADMVVFDDLKDFNVEKTFYRGKLVSEFGKMKVEIEQKQLEIEKRNTVYIPLVEENQLKIKTDKKEGLVKIKGIFYEDTKRTFTKLKEFEVPVKNYFVDLSSTDLNFVAVINRHQGNNNISLAVVENFKMKEGGVGTTYSHDAHNMTIVYTNPKDAVIIANRLKNIGGGVVIAEKEKIKDEINFPIAGMLSNEDAYKTGNNIERINNLLRKMGIECDSPITRPSSLALIVIPEVKISDLGIIDVLNQKIIKQI from the coding sequence ATGAAAAAAATTGAAAGAAGAAATTTAATAAAAGCCTCTTTAGGGATATTGAAATGTACTTTAAAATTAGAAAATGCAAATTTAATAAATGTTTTTTCTGGTGAAATATATTTAGCTAATGTATATGTTTATGATAATTATATTGTAGATGTGGTAGAAAGTTTAAAGGATACCAATAAAGTAGTTGATAAAGTTATAGATTTAAAAGGAAAATATTTAGCTCCAGGTTTAATAGATTCTCATATGCATATAGAAAGTACCCATTTAACTCCTTATTATTTTGCGCAAGCAGTTCTTCCAAAAGGAACAACTACGGTGATAGCAGATCCTCATGAAATAGTAAATGTTCTAGGAGAAGAGGGACTAGATTATATGCTAGAAGCCTCTAAAAAATTACCAATGAATCAATATTTTTTAATTCCTTCTTGTGTTCCTTCAGTTTTAAATTTAGAAAATTCAGGAGCAACTGTAACTGCAAAAGATGTTGGAAAATGGTTAGATAAAGATAGAATTCTTGGTCTTGGAGAAATTATGGATTTTTTAGGTGTGATAAACTGTGATGAGAGAATGGAAGATATAATAGATATAGCTTATCAAAAAGGAAAATTTTTACAAGGACATGCTCCAGGATTAACTGGTGATAAATTATCAGCTTACTTATGTGGAGGTCCTGTTTCTTGCCATGAAACAAGAGATGGATTTAAAGCTATTGAAAAAATAAGGAAAGGAATAACTGTTGACGCTAGAGAAAGTTCAATGTCTAAAAATATAACTTCAATAGTTGAAAATATAGTATCCAAAGGGTTTAAATCTCCTAGAAATTTAACTCTTTGTACAGATGATAGAGAACCAAAGGATATAATCGAAAATGGACATTTAAATAATTGTTTAAAAGTTGCTGTAAAAGCTGGTTTAGATCCAATTGAAGCAATAAGGGCGGTAACAATAAATGCAGCTTGTGAAGTTAAGATAGAAAAATTAGGAGCTATAGCTCCTGGCTATTTTGCAGATATGGTTGTTTTTGATGATTTAAAAGATTTTAATGTAGAAAAAACATTTTATAGAGGAAAGTTGGTTTCTGAATTTGGGAAGATGAAAGTAGAAATAGAGCAAAAACAATTAGAAATAGAAAAAAGAAATACAGTTTATATTCCTTTAGTTGAAGAAAATCAATTGAAAATAAAGACAGATAAAAAAGAAGGGCTAGTAAAAATAAAAGGCATTTTTTATGAAGATACAAAAAGAACCTTTACAAAATTAAAAGAATTTGAAGTTCCAGTTAAAAATTATTTTGTTGATTTATCTTCTACAGATTTAAATTTCGTGGCAGTGATTAATAGGCATCAAGGAAATAATAATATATCATTAGCGGTAGTTGAAAATTTTAAAATGAAAGAAGGAGGAGTTGGAACAACTTATTCACATGATGCTCATAATATGACAATAGTATATACTAATCCAAAAGATGCAGTAATTATAGCAAATAGATTAAAAAATATTGGTGGTGGAGTAGTTATAGCAGAAAAAGAAAAAATTAAAGATGAAATTAATTTTCCAATTGCGGGCATGCTTTCAAATGAAGATGCTTATAAAACAGGAAATAATATAGAAAGGATTAATAATCTTTTGAGAAAAATGGGTATAGAATGTGATAGTCCTATAACAAGGCCAAGTTCTCTAGCTTTAATAGTGATACCAGAAGTTAAAATAAGTGATTTAGGGATAATTGATGTATTAAATCAAAAAATAATAAAACAAATTTAG